The window ACCCCGAGCTCCTCGGCGACACGGAACTCCGGATCACCCGTGAGCACCGGGCAATCGAGCACCGACGCGGCTCCGGCGGCGAACGCGTCGGCATAGCTGAGCCCTCCGCGCGCCTTGATGGCCGCCGCCCGGCGCACGAGGGTGTCGTCGATGTCGATCCAACGAATTGGCACCCCGCCGGGCCGGATCTCCGCGCGGAGGTTCGCCCACACCTCGTCGGCGGCTCCGGCGTCGGAGGTGCGTTCGAGGATGTAGGCAACCTCTCCGAGGTTGACGAGCGTCATCCACGGCTCGCCGGTCCGCAGGATCTCCTCGACGTCAGCCCAACCGGGATCCTCTCCCAGGAAGGCGAGGACCGCGTGGGCGTCGAGGACGACGCGATCAGCCATCCTCGTGTTTGCGGTCCCGGGCGCGCTCCGCCAGCAGCATGGCCGTCAGCTCGCCCCCCTTGAAGCGCCCACGCAGCTGTTCGACCGACAGGAGAGGCTTGGGGATGAGGTCGCCGTCGCGCTCCAGCCACACGACCTTCGTGCCCGGGGGAAACCCGTAGCGGTCGCGCAGCGGCTCGGGGATCGTGACCTGGCCCTTCGGATTGACCGTGGTGATCATCGGTATTACCTCCGTTGTCAGTGTACTACTGAGGGAGTTCCGTAGTGATCGACACCGTCCGCGGGTTCGAGGAAGAGTCCAGGCGCCGCGGATCGACTTCCCCCTGCGGTAGAGGCCGTTCGGTACAGTCCTCGGGGATGTTCGTCTCCGACCTTCGCCACTTCCTCGACATGCCGGACGACGCCCCCGGGCCCGCCCGCAAGATGGCCGAGCAGCTCGGGAGCATCGTGCGGGCAGCCACCGCCTCCGAGGCCGGTGCCGCCTGGGCGAGCGCCCTGCCGTGTCGCCGGCGGCCGGGACGGAGACCCTGTCCGGGTCGCATCGCCGTCTTCCGACCTGACGTGCCGGCCCGGATCGAGTGGCGCTGCACCTCGTGCGGGGACGAGGGTGTGATCAGGGGCTGGGAGGGCACCTACTTCGACCTGCGGACGCCGAGGGCCGGGCGACACGACGGCGCCGCGAGCGACATTGTCGTCTCCGACGAGGTCGCCGTGGCCTTGCGGGACTTGCGCATGCTCGACGCCGAGTGCGAGCGTCTGGTGTACCGGGCGAGAGCAGTGGACGGCGGCGTTGCCCTCACGGCCGACGAGGAGGACCTCGACGAGCTGATCGGGTTCGTGGCAGCGGAGGCCAACCACGAGCCCAACCGCCGGCGCCAGCAGCGTCTCGACCGAGCCTTTGCCGTGCTCAGCGACGCTCTTCAGGCGATGGACTCCTGACCGCCAAGTTGCCGATGACCCGTGCCGAGGGCGGCGAGCGGGACCAGCTCGAACCGACATCGACCGCGGCCCACGGACCAGACGGTTCCTCGGGCGCCGGGAGAGCGCCGGCTGGGTAACTCAGGCGGCGCCGATCGTGCAGGAGATCCGCGACGCCGGGGACTCGGCACCGTCGGGCGGGCTGGGCGGGAATGCGACCACGGACGGTCAGCATTGACGACGATCGTGCAGGCCGGGAAGCTCAAAAGTCCAGCAGGAACCCGAGTGCCCGGGTGATGGCGAAGAGCGCTTCGTCGTTCGCTGCACCAAGACGAGCGACCAGTCGACGCTCCGACACCGACTTCATGTCCTCGCACTTCGCGTAGCTGACCTCGTCGAGCCCGCACTCCTTCGGATCGAGCTCGACGTGCGAGGGGAGCTCTCGCCGTCTCGTCGTGCAGGGAGCGACCTGCAGCTCGCCGACCATTCGCTGCTCCAGCGGGTCGAGGCTGCCGCTCTGGTCGGCGACGGCCACCGCGCAGAACCACCGGTCCCAGTGGCTCCAGCTCGGTCCCCCGATCTCCTCCCACGGTTCCGGGCCGAAGGCTGGCGGACGGCGCGGCAATGGGGTCGTGCTCATGGCCGCCGCCAAGTCTCGGAGGGGGGACTCCAACTGTCTTCCTTGGGTTCCAGCCCTGTCCACTTGATCGTGTACAAGGTCGAACCTCCTGTTTGTGCTGTACCCACAGCGTAGACCGACGAGCCTCGAGGCCACGGCCTTCAGCGATCGGCAGGAAGAAGCCGGCGTCCGAGCACGTGCACCACGTGCACTACTGCTCTACACAATGATAATGTTGTGGAGTGTCCCTGCCTCCCTTCGAGCCGATCACCGGCCGTCTGCCACCAGGCGAGCACATTGGCACGTGGGAGGAAGTCGTCGATCGGTTCGGCTGGAACCGGCGCAGACGCCAGCTACTCGACGGCCTGGCTGAAGCGCTGGCCTTGCTGGCCGATGCCGGATGTACGCGGGTCTGGATCAACGGAAGCTTTGTCACGGCCAAGGAAGAGCCGGGAGACTTCGACGTCGTTTGGGACCCGACCGATGCCGACCTCGACCGACTCGACCCGATCTTCTTCGACTTCGCGGACGGCCGGAGGGCGCAGAAAGAGCGGTTCGGAGGGGAGCTTCTTCCGAATGTCGTGGAGCGGGCAAGCGGACTGGTCTTTGCCGAGTTCTTCCAGAACGAGCGGGACACAGGATTGAAGGGCATCGTCGTGATCGACCCGAGGAGGATCGAACAATGATCACCAACGAAGTGCAGTTCCGGGCCACCAAGGCCCATCTGGCGAAGTTCGAGGAGGCGATCGCCAACCTCGAGA of the Acidimicrobiales bacterium genome contains:
- a CDS encoding type II toxin-antitoxin system PemK/MazF family toxin codes for the protein MSTTPLPRRPPAFGPEPWEEIGGPSWSHWDRWFCAVAVADQSGSLDPLEQRMVGELQVAPCTTRRRELPSHVELDPKECGLDEVSYAKCEDMKSVSERRLVARLGAANDEALFAITRALGFLLDF
- a CDS encoding PIN domain-containing protein, with protein sequence MADRVVLDAHAVLAFLGEDPGWADVEEILRTGEPWMTLVNLGEVAYILERTSDAGAADEVWANLRAEIRPGGVPIRWIDIDDTLVRRAAAIKARGGLSYADAFAAGAASVLDCPVLTGDPEFRVAEELGVAVRWLGRRV
- a CDS encoding AbrB/MazE/SpoVT family DNA-binding domain-containing protein; this encodes MITTVNPKGQVTIPEPLRDRYGFPPGTKVVWLERDGDLIPKPLLSVEQLRGRFKGGELTAMLLAERARDRKHEDG